One Peromyscus leucopus breed LL Stock chromosome 14, UCI_PerLeu_2.1, whole genome shotgun sequence genomic window carries:
- the Tmem196 gene encoding transmembrane protein 196 isoform X6 codes for MILFSACCICGLIGGILNFQFLRAVTKKTSSLYPLHLASMSLACIGIGGCTLSSWLTCRLASYEQRRMFSEREHSLHHSHEMAEKRLRAIEITDLPSCPVVPPTPELPTRYADF; via the exons atgATCCTCTTTTCAGCCTGTTGTATCTGTGGACTCATTGGAGGCATCCTGAATTTTCAGTTTCTTCGGGCAGTCACAAAGAAGACCTCATCCTTGTACCCACTACACCTCGCTTCCATGTCTTTGGCGTGTATTGGCATTGGGGGCTGCACTCTGTCCTCCTGGCTAACTTGTCGTCTAGCCAGCTATGAGCAAAGGAGAATGTTCTCGGAAAGGGAACATTCCCTGCATCACTCTCATGAAATGGCTGAGAAA AGATTGAGGGCTATTGAAATAACCGACTTGCCCAGCTGCCCGGTGGTGCCCCCGACACCGGAGTTACCTACAAGGTACGCTGACTTCTAG